The following coding sequences lie in one Xiphophorus maculatus strain JP 163 A chromosome 4, X_maculatus-5.0-male, whole genome shotgun sequence genomic window:
- the LOC102226168 gene encoding G2/mitotic-specific cyclin-B2-like, which produces MSAVGFRAAPLQAAEEPLKKGKSCAAPRRAALGEITNNTGTLADTKRTRSSKKSSKPSCSQNPKRIPEVAARVTEPLPALPEDPSLEVERELCRAFSETLLPVLDVDEQDVAEPQLCSHYVKDIYAYLQSLEVQQAIRADYLKGSEVTAAMRAILVDWLIQVHSRFQLLQETLYLTVAVLDRFLQVQPVSRRKLQLAGVAAMQVACKYEEMFCPEVGDFAYITDDAFSKAQILEMEQLVLRRLGFQLGRPLPLHFLRRASKVANTDIEKHTLAKYLMELTLLDYQMVHLRPSEVAAASLCLSQLLVDGLPWSPTQQHYSTYDEAHLQPIMQQLAKNVVLVNEGRTKFQAVRKKYSSSKLMKISLLPQLNSSIIQKLAAPLLTEA; this is translated from the exons ATGTCTGCAGTGGGGTTTCGAGCTGCG CCGCTGCAGGCCGCAGAGGAGCCTCTGAAGAAGGGGAAAAGCTGCGCAGCTCCGAGGAGAGCTGCTCTGGGAGAGATCACCAACAACACCGGAACACTGGCCGACACCAAG agGACCAGATCATCCAAGAAGTCCTCCAAGCCTTCCTGCTCTCAGAACCCCAAACGGATCCCAGAGGTCGCGGCCCGGGTCACGGAGCCGCTCCCGGCTCTCCCAGAGGATCCGTCCCTGGAGGTGGAGCGGGAACTGTGCCGGGCTTTCTCCGAGACGCTGCTGCCGGTGCTGGACGTGGATGAGCAGGACGTCGCGGAGCCGCAGCTCTGCTCTCACTACGTCAAAGACATCTACGCCTACCTGCAGAGTCTGGAG GTGCAGCAGGCCATCCGGGCCGACTACCTgaaggggtcagaggtcacggcGGCCATGAGGGCGATCCTGGTGGACTGGTTGATCCAGGTCCACTCCcgcttccagctgctgcaggagaCGCTGTATCTCACCGTGGCCGTTCTGGACCGCTTCCTGCAG GTCCAGCCGGTGTCCCgcaggaagctgcagctggCAGGCGTGGCCGCCATGCAGGTGGCCTGTAAGTACGAGGAGATGTTCTGCCCGGAGGTGGGAGACTTCGCCTACATCACGGACGACGCCTTCAGCAAGGCCCAGATCCTGGAGATGGAGCAGCTGGTGCTGAGGAGGCTCGGCTTCCAGCTGGGGCGCCCGCTGCCGCTGCACTTCCTGCGCCGAGCCTCCAAGGTGGCAAAC ACCGACATAGAGAAGCACACTCTGGCCAAGTACCTGATGGAGCTGACCCTCCTGGACTACCAGATGGTCCACCTGCGGCCCTCTGAGGTCGCCGCCGCCTCCCTGTGTCTGTCCCAGCTGCTGGTGGACGGCCTGCCCTGG TCTCCCACGCAGCAGCACTACTCCACCTACGACGAGGCCCACCTGCAGCCAATCATGCAGCAGCTGGCAAAGAACGTGGTGCTGGTGAACGAGGGGAGGACCAAGTTCCAG GCGGTGAGGAAGAAGTACTCCAGCAGCAAACTGATGAAGATCAGCCTCCTTCCTCAGCTGAACTCCTCCATCATCCAGAAGCTAGCGGCTCCTCTGCTAACGGAGGCCTGA